In Suttonella indologenes, one genomic interval encodes:
- a CDS encoding DUF59 domain-containing protein produces the protein MEFEQIPFQKDIDDPALSPLERDIITELKSVYDPEIPVDIYELGLIYDIQYDKKTGQADIHMTLTAPGCPVAGVMPDWVKEAVERVDGVEHCEVHMEWDPPWRMDMMSLRAKIELNMI, from the coding sequence ATGGAATTTGAGCAAATCCCCTTTCAAAAAGATATTGACGACCCCGCCTTATCGCCGCTCGAGCGCGACATCATCACCGAGCTAAAAAGCGTTTATGACCCTGAAATTCCTGTCGATATCTATGAATTAGGACTGATATACGACATTCAATACGACAAAAAAACCGGACAAGCCGATATTCATATGACCCTGACCGCGCCGGGCTGTCCTGTGGCAGGCGTCATGCCGGATTGGGTCAAAGAAGCGGTAGAAAGAGTTGACGGCGTAGAGCATTGCGAAGTGCATATGGAATGGGATCCGCCTTGGCGCATGGACATGATGAGCCTGCGAGCAAAAATCGAATTAAACATGATTTAA
- a CDS encoding IS5 family transposase, which yields MLNQYADRFPLLKITQLLDWQAIEHTLASKKVADLRDHGDRPAYPLLPMFRAILLGQWHSLSDPELERSLVTRLDFMIFYQFPDEMNLPDHSTLNRFRNWLIQDGLLDELNQQINQQLAQNKLKVEKAQTAIVDATIIQTAGDKLKKAIEVSEHTEQTENQEQTKIQVSDTPASKDTDAKWTIKSGHWHLGYKLHARTDAEGFIEQIHVTPANAVDVKHLASVLDHVEEGVTIYTDKGYDSKENRTFLEKHKLKDGIMRKAHRKQPLNRDDIERNKGLSKVRYRVEQSFAILHRLFKCKRASYFGLEKVKGQMVLKVMCLNLLKAANKLRLIAPIAA from the coding sequence CTGTTAAACCAATACGCTGACCGTTTCCCCTTGCTTAAAATCACCCAACTGCTCGATTGGCAAGCCATTGAACACACACTTGCCAGTAAAAAAGTGGCTGATTTGCGCGACCACGGCGATCGTCCTGCTTATCCGTTGTTGCCGATGTTTCGTGCAATATTGTTGGGACAATGGCACAGTCTTTCCGACCCTGAATTAGAACGCAGTCTGGTTACCCGATTGGATTTCATGATTTTTTATCAATTTCCAGACGAAATGAATTTGCCCGACCACAGCACACTCAACCGTTTTCGTAACTGGCTGATACAAGATGGTTTGTTGGACGAACTCAATCAACAAATCAACCAACAACTGGCTCAAAACAAACTCAAAGTAGAAAAAGCCCAAACCGCCATTGTGGATGCCACCATTATCCAAACCGCAGGCGACAAACTCAAGAAAGCCATTGAAGTCAGCGAACATACCGAACAAACTGAAAATCAAGAACAAACCAAAATCCAAGTAAGCGATACGCCAGCGAGCAAAGACACCGATGCCAAATGGACGATTAAAAGCGGACACTGGCATTTGGGCTACAAACTGCATGCGCGTACGGATGCGGAAGGTTTTATTGAACAAATCCACGTTACTCCTGCTAATGCAGTAGATGTCAAACATTTGGCAAGTGTGTTAGACCATGTTGAAGAAGGCGTAACCATATATACCGACAAAGGTTACGACAGCAAAGAAAATCGGACTTTTTTAGAAAAGCACAAATTAAAAGACGGGATAATGCGTAAAGCCCATCGTAAGCAACCATTGAACCGAGATGATATTGAGCGCAATAAGGGACTATCAAAAGTTCGCTATCGTGTAGAGCAGAGCTTTGCCATTTTGCACCGACTGTTTAAGTGTAAACGGGCGAGCTATTTTGGTTTGGAAAAAGTCAAAGGGCAAATGGTGTTGAAGGTGATGTGTTTGAATTTGTTGAAAGCAGCCAACAAGTTAAGGCTAATTGCGCCTATTGCTGCCTGA